The DNA window TGGTCGCCACCGTCAAAAAGCTGGTCGATATCGACGGCGCACCCCGGCTGGTCGTCGGTTTTGCCCCGGAAGCAACCCAGTCGCATGTCGAACGGAAGCCGCCCATGGGCTTCAACATTGAACGCGGCAAGGTCTACCTGGGACACCTGGTCGGCGAAGGAAAACAGATCGGCGAAACATTCGACCTGCTCGGCAAGTCTTTTGAAATCGCTCGCATCCTGCCCGCCCACGGCAACCGCGACGAAGATATCCTCATCGCCATGAACCTGGCCGACGCCCAGCAAATCCTGCAGATGGAAGACCAGATCACCGAGATCCTCGCTCTGGGCTGCAAATGCAAAACGCTCGAAAGGGTGGAAGAAATCACGGCCCAGCTGGAGCTGGTGCTGCCCGACACCAAGGTCACCGAAATGCGGGTCCAGGCGATCGCCCGGGAAGAACAGCGGAACCTGGTCACGGCCTACCACCAGCAGGCGATGGCCATGTACGAAGAAGACCGTGCCAAGATCGCCGCGCAAGAACTGGCCCGGCGGCAACAAATCATCGCCAGCGAAACGGCCCGCCGCGAGGCCGTAACCAACCAGGAAGCCGAACACCAGGCCGCCATCGCGGCCATGCTGGTCAAGCTGACCAGCTTTGTCACCCCGCTGGTGATCCTGGTCTGTGCGGTCTGGCTGGGGCTGCTCGCCTGGTCAAACGTACGGGAACGCCGCACCGAGATCGGCCTGCTGAGGGCGCTCGGCAAAAACTCGTCCGCCATTGCCACACTGTTCCTGGGCCGGGCCGTGCTGCTGGGCCTGCTGGGCGGCCTGGCCGGGTCCCTGTGCGGTTTCCTGCTGGCCTGGTGGGTGGCCTCCGACGTACTGCTGGTGGATCCCGACCGCTTCACTGTGTCCCCGCTTATCCTGCTGATGGCCCTGCTGGGCGGCCCGTTGCTGGCGGCCATGGCCACTTACATTCCCACCCTGTCCGCCGTGACC is part of the Lignipirellula cremea genome and encodes:
- a CDS encoding FtsX-like permease family protein, whose amino-acid sequence is MTAWKLLRSEIWFRRSNFFMSLFAITAAAALFVASPALLDAYRSESQGRLETMRAETDKELAQMQAETDAALATMQEQTAYELLGMQAKANVDISIMDKRTKQIMRDLGFNLRIVHQNTDLTGLLANFESFPMPQSYVQKLADSPEITKIVHLVATVKKLVDIDGAPRLVVGFAPEATQSHVERKPPMGFNIERGKVYLGHLVGEGKQIGETFDLLGKSFEIARILPAHGNRDEDILIAMNLADAQQILQMEDQITEILALGCKCKTLERVEEITAQLELVLPDTKVTEMRVQAIAREEQRNLVTAYHQQAMAMYEEDRAKIAAQELARRQQIIASETARREAVTNQEAEHQAAIAAMLVKLTSFVTPLVILVCAVWLGLLAWSNVRERRTEIGLLRALGKNSSAIATLFLGRAVLLGLLGGLAGSLCGFLLAWWVASDVLLVDPDRFTVSPLILLMALLGGPLLAAMATYIPTLSAVTQDPAIVLMEN